tatttattttttaagccttACTTCATACATGACAAAGTACATTTGTATCCtctatttgtgttttcacacgCTCCAGTTCCtaaaagtgacctttgaccccgaCACCGGCCTCCTGAGCAGCCTCAGCAACCTGGAGACTAAACAGACCATCAAACTGACTCAGAATTTCTACTGGTTAGTGTCTCTCCACCTGCAGATAGCGTCCTGTTTTCCACTTTTGCtgcttgatttgttttttaatgtgtgtgttctACGTCAAGGTACAACGCCAGTGACGGTAACAACCTGCTGAGTATCCAGCCGTCAGGCGCCTACATCTTCAGACCCAACTCCTCCACACCTTTCATCATCAGCAAGACGGCCAAAACGGAGAGCTTTCAGGTCGAGAGCGAGCAGCATCACAGCTACATTCATTATATGAcactgatttctttattttactttgtttattcTAAACGTAAATGTTggctttcatttaaaaaaagatattttaggGGTGCCTGGTGGTTCAGTGGATAGTGCAAGCACCCCATTTAAAGAGACTGTGTCCTCGCTGTAGTCGCCgggggttcgattccagcctcggccctttactgcatgttaccccccctccccctttcacacatgtGCTGTCCTCTCagttaaaggcaaaaacgccaaaaaattCAGTTAGTTAAATTCTTTGTGTAgctttattttgacatctttttaCTCAGTTTATTTAAGAATAATAGGCTGTTGTGTTACATCTGTTTATATCAGATAACACTCGAGATGCCAAAATCTAGTTATtgaataatgataaaataatgataatagatAGGATTTATATGGCGCGTTTATAGGTACACAAAgatgctttacatgaaatgcaaaaagaaaaacaaatatgaatgcaaaatagagaataaaaatacatgaacaGAGCAGATACAAATAcgaaaacagaatacaaaagcAAAATTCAGAGGATTTGGCAGTTCAGATATGGGGAGGCAGTGGCAGACAGGTATTTTTTGAAAAGGTGggttttgagtttattttattaaacccAGAATCTCAGAAAGAGAAAACTTCAGATGGACTTCAGTCCTAAAAACATAGACttctaaaaatatgcaaaatatttcttttcacaCACTATATGGCAATCTTTAGATGTATATGTTTGTTGAATATTAAacgtgttatttatttataatttatccATCTTCCCCGTAGACTTCTGTGGTGCAGGAAGTGAGGCAGTGGTTTGCTCCCTGGGTGTCTCAGGTGGTTCGTCTGTACAGTGACAGCAGAGCTCTGGAGCTGGAGTGGACCGTCGGACCGCTGCCCATCGAGTGAGTGTGTTTGACATGTAGAGCTTTACTGTATACGTGATAGTTTGCAGGAATATGCATgaaaattgcaatttattaGTATCTTCATATTAGGGGTGGAGATCTCTAGGCTTTCGATGCATCAAAATGTTCTCATTCTatattttgttcagttttgtttcacaCTTTGTGACAACTTACtacttttaaaacagcataatcgTAATgtatcataataaaaaaaacactttaatttagCTGCATATGGTATGGCTCTTGTCCACATCTTTTTTCCGTTCAATATCATAGAAGCCAAAATGCTTTCTTAACCCAGTTTTTCCACCAGGGGGTGACGGTTGGATATCATCCTGTGTTTGCTCAAGCTCAACCATCCTCACCAAAAGTTAAGATGTAGTCTAGTTTAAAACATATGCAAGATGCTCGTGTTACGCCGCTTACATTTCAGTGAACGTACAGCCCGGTTTCACAGAATTGTTACATATGATCCTGTGTTGCAAATTTAGTTTTTACCTTTCCAGCAAgacagaaatgtttcaaaagagAATCACACTGCATATTTCCAGACCCCTACTTTATGGGCTGCATTTTTAGGGAGTTTGAATATTATTTTACGCTGCTGAaattctctgtgttttcattagtgatGACCTTGGGAAGGAGGTGATCACTCGTCTGGACACGAGCATCAAAACAGCTGAATATTTCTACACTGATTCCAACGGCAGAGAGGTGCTGCAGAGGAAGTAAGCtcaagagattaaaaaaaaaaaagttaaacataCACTGGATGTAACTTTACATTTGGCTAGAGGAAACTGTTAGTAAACACTTTCTAGACTAAAAAGCATACCAAGATTgacaaatttgaatttgatttaagaaaaacaataatgtagTGTGGAGTGACTGTGTGAAGAGCTCTAAAcgctgtgtgtgtattgttgttttgtccTAAAGGAAAGATTTCCGACCCACTTGGAAACTCAGGCAGTCAGAGCCCATCGCTGGAAACTACTATCCTATCAACTCCCGCGCTTTcatcaaggtgtgtgtgtgtgtgtgtctgaaataaTCCACCTTTTACCAAAGACCCTGGTGAAAACTTATTACAGTGCTCTTCTCTCTAAATATTTGGGATTTTCTAATGAAAGATGGTTTTATgttcctctctttctgtgtggTATTTTCATCCCTTTGCTTCACTTTGCTCCTCATCATACTCATGTGTGACTCTGAATGTTTTTAGGATGATGAGGACCAACTCACTGTGGTGACGGATCGCTCTCAAGGAGGAGGCAGCATCCACAACGGCTCTCTGGAGATCatggtgagacacacacacgcacacacatgcacacaaacagacacctGTCAGTCCTGCTTCACACTGCAGCCTGATCCTTTCAGGTGTTTTACCTGacacacactctccctcctGACCCCCCACCTCCCCTTCAGCTCCACCGCCGGCTGCTGTACGATGATGTTCGCGGCGTTGCCGAACCTCTCAACGAGTCCTCTGACATCTTCCCAGAGGGGCTGGTGGTCCGAGGCCGCCTCCTGCTCTCCCTCGAGCGCCCGCCCAGCGCTGCTGACGCACACCGCCCTCTGGCCCAGGAGGTGGTACTGCAGCCGCTGCTGACGTTCACTGATGGAGATCTGCAGCCAAACACTCGTCTAGAGGTGAGTGAGCATGTTGATGCTATATTGGAGGTCATGTCAAGAATTGACATCATACATGACGACGGtcaaggaaacaaaacaaaaccaaaaaaaaagtgacacacCGGCCACCccttcctctgataaataaagtacagtctgTAACACTAATCTTTTGGCAAAGTAGAGTTATTTCTCCTCTAGGTCAGTCTATTATCTATTTGGGTcatgtgtatgcgtgtgtgtatgcactCATTCTGTcctattttttacatgtttgcatgtaatGCAAAAAGATGTTTCACAAAATCTCAGGAGAGCAGGctgagctgctgttgtt
The sequence above is a segment of the Plectropomus leopardus isolate mb unplaced genomic scaffold, YSFRI_Pleo_2.0 unplaced_scaffold25148, whole genome shotgun sequence genome. Coding sequences within it:
- the LOC121966587 gene encoding lysosomal alpha-mannosidase-like; translated protein: FLKVTFDPDTGLLSSLSNLETKQTIKLTQNFYWYNASDGNNLLSIQPSGAYIFRPNSSTPFIISKTAKTESFQTSVVQEVRQWFAPWVSQVVRLYSDSRALELEWTVGPLPIDDDLGKEVITRLDTSIKTAEYFYTDSNGREVLQRKKDFRPTWKLRQSEPIAGNYYPINSRAFIKDDEDQLTVVTDRSQGGGSIHNGSLEIMLHRRLLYDDVRGVAEPLNESSDIFPEGLVVRGRLLLSLERPPSAADAHRPLAQEVVLQPLLTFTDGDLQPNTRLEFSGLQAALPPAVHLLTLTQWDKDSVLLRLEHQFQSWESKVNSQPVTVNLQKLFSTLEVLGVSELNLSANQWKDEMTRFHWTPQTGRVTCR